One region of Natronobacterium texcoconense genomic DNA includes:
- a CDS encoding DUF7344 domain-containing protein produces the protein MVGPQCEHDAANATFDVLAHHRRRYVLQCLHEFENPIPISELADEVAVREYETSLAEISAERLDRVGISLHHVHVPKLVEEGYVRYDREQSQVTLEEPAVQLEQLRAYIRYNRAVML, from the coding sequence ATGGTTGGGCCACAATGCGAACACGACGCCGCTAACGCGACCTTCGACGTCCTCGCACATCACCGTCGTCGGTACGTCCTTCAATGTCTCCACGAGTTCGAGAATCCGATTCCGATCTCGGAACTGGCTGACGAGGTCGCCGTCCGTGAATACGAGACGTCGCTTGCAGAGATTTCTGCCGAGAGACTGGACCGGGTCGGTATCTCGTTACACCACGTCCACGTTCCGAAGTTAGTGGAGGAAGGATACGTCCGGTACGATCGCGAACAGAGCCAGGTCACACTGGAAGAACCCGCCGTACAGCTCGAGCAGCTTCGAGCATATATCCGGTATAACCGAGCCGTCATGCTCTGA
- a CDS encoding universal stress protein — MPAPRDHRVLVPVDVLGGEGIPQTVVDAFASVPITLLAYREIPDQIGTDQARDQFGDRARAELEELQAVFEDAGCVDVSTRLVFTHDRLKTFERVALAESCTAVLMLNPAPKLESVLVAVRGDVNLEYIASFLGTLVAGTDLEVTFFRVVSDEDDRDRGYELLETAVDELADTGVDRDRIDTSIVVDGSPTAEIVAAADDHDMLVVGESRPSVRRFIFRDRAKTLARGTVDPVLVIRGEYLEEDEESTEEDGGYSSH, encoded by the coding sequence ATGCCTGCTCCCCGAGACCACCGCGTGCTCGTGCCCGTCGACGTCCTCGGCGGCGAAGGGATTCCACAGACGGTCGTCGACGCGTTCGCGTCGGTGCCGATCACGCTGCTTGCCTACCGCGAGATCCCCGACCAGATCGGCACCGATCAGGCCCGCGACCAGTTCGGCGACCGGGCACGCGCCGAACTCGAGGAGCTTCAGGCGGTCTTCGAGGACGCCGGCTGCGTCGACGTCTCGACGCGGCTCGTGTTCACACACGACCGGCTGAAGACGTTCGAGCGCGTCGCACTCGCGGAATCCTGTACCGCTGTCCTGATGCTCAACCCTGCGCCGAAACTCGAGTCGGTGCTGGTCGCCGTCCGAGGTGACGTCAACCTCGAGTACATCGCCAGTTTCCTCGGGACGCTCGTGGCTGGCACCGACCTCGAGGTGACGTTCTTCCGGGTCGTCTCCGACGAGGACGATCGCGATCGAGGATACGAACTCCTCGAGACGGCAGTCGACGAACTCGCAGATACGGGCGTCGACCGCGACCGGATCGACACGTCGATCGTCGTCGACGGGTCGCCGACGGCGGAGATCGTCGCCGCTGCGGACGATCACGACATGCTCGTCGTCGGCGAGAGTCGGCCGTCGGTACGCCGGTTCATCTTCCGCGATCGGGCGAAGACGCTGGCGAGAGGGACGGTCGATCCCGTGCTCGTGATTCGCGGTGAGTACCTCGAGGAAGACGAGGAATCGACCGAAGAAGACGGCGGCTATAGTAGCCACTGA